A portion of the Parambassis ranga chromosome 22, fParRan2.1, whole genome shotgun sequence genome contains these proteins:
- the LOC114427192 gene encoding cdc42 effector protein 3, whose amino-acid sequence MPLRTSLYRKTSSGRWNSRNSKRREVLSVNMISLPLADFRHISHIGNDAHTDSFGDLSFLKMSHNLLLQSSQSEQNLFMACSPPPKPPRLNLDETEGRESPNLSMDRQHNTSQKRKKCSSMPLLDSDHGDKEVEKEDGYQRGNSNQTHNPRQSSVNSDGDRDFTETCNKTTEQQKDEDSGFSFSLDLGPSILDDVLQVMDKLHN is encoded by the coding sequence ATGCCGCTTAGAACATCACTATACAGAAAGACATCCTCTGGTCGCTGGAACAGCAGGAACTCTAAGCGGCGGGAGGTGCTGTCTGTTAACATGATTAGCCTACCTCTGGCAGATTTCCGGCACATCTCTCATATTGGAAACGATGCCCATACAGACAGCTTTGGAGATCTGTCCTTTCTAAAGATGAGCCACAACCTACTTCTACAGAGTTCACAAAGCGAGCAGAACCTCTTCATGGCCTGCTCACCGCCTCCAAAGCCCCCTCGCTTGAATCTGGATGAGACTGAGGGGAGAGAGAGCCCTAATTTGTCCATGGACCGCCAGCATAATACATcccaaaagagaaagaaatgcagCTCTATGCCTCTGCTGGACAGTGATCATGGGGACAAAGAGGTAGAAAAGGAAGATGGGTACCAAAGAGGGAATTCCAATCAGACTCACAACCCAAGGCAGTCCAGCGTGAACTCAGACGGGGACCGAGACTTTACAGAGACCTGCAATAAAACTACTGAACAGCAGAAGGACGAGGACAGTGGTTTTTCCTTCAGTCTCGACCTAGGCCCTTCAATCCTGGACGATGTTCTGCAAGTGATGGACAAACTACACAATTAG